A single window of Micromonas commoda chromosome 6, complete sequence DNA harbors:
- a CDS encoding predicted protein encodes MASAARFDAIVVGGGVSGLTAASKLHDAGHSVALLEARERVGGRCFSTPEGADLGASWAWLPDERDVAAAASDRGLSWVPQRLHGGVRMEGGGRSPGGGEMLAPCGPGAVRMEGGYGALADALAKALPEGVVRTGRGVARIVRDGSNGSDDVTVHLEDGEETPLLARRVIVAVPPRVIAASIAFDPPLPDDRLAYMRATQTWAGDWCKVVATFSAPFWSENNDSGVAQWSRGFGTKGTSGLMSVSWEAAHRELGEGGYALAGVNFGRVACERLDAVGGAPDPITGKSPEATKEAVRRDLAAVFGADVVDAHLLEVYHKAWINDVRTWDEGDGGALLGGGDPRSAYGDVRLRAPTEWGVHFAGTETERRFGHVDGAVAAGERAAREVIEALAAKDEL; translated from the coding sequence atggcctccgcggcgcgcttcgacgccatcgtcgtcggcgggggcgtgtccggcctcaccgccgcgtccaaaCTCCACGACGCGGGGCACTCGGTGGCTCTCCtggaggcgcgggagcgggtGGGCGGGCGATGCTTCTCCAcccccgagggcgcggacctcggcgccTCCTGGGCGTGGCTCCCCGACGAGAGAGacgtggcggccgcggcgtccgatcGGGGGCTGTCGTGGGTGCCGCAGAGGCTTCACGGTGGGGTGCGAATGGAGGGGGGCGGGCGATctcccgggggcggggagatGCTCGCGCCGTGCGGACCGGGCGCGGTGCGCATGGAGGGCGGCtacggcgccctcgcggatgcCCTGGCGAAGGCGCTGCCCGAGGGGGTCGTGCGcaccggtcgcggcgtcgcgaggatcGTCCGAGACGGATCGAACGGATCTGATGACGTGACAGTCcacctcgaggacggcgaagagaccccgctcctcgcgcgccgcgtcatcgtcgcggtgccgcctcgggtcatcgccgcctccatcgcgttcgacccgccgctcccggaCGACAGACTCGCGTACATGCGCGCCACGCAGACGTGGGCCGGGGATTGGTGCAAAGTCGTCGCCACCTTCTCGGCGCCGTTTTGGAGCGAAAACAACGATTCAGGCGTCGCGCAGTGGAGCCGGGGTTTTGGCACAAAGGGGACAAGCGGCCTGATGTCGGTGTCGTGGGAGGCTGcgcaccgcgagctcggcgagggggggtacgcgctcgcgggcgtcaactttggccgcgtcgcgtgcgagcggctcgacgccgtcggcggcgcgcccgatcCGATCACGGGAAAGAGTCCCGAGGCTACCAAAGAGGCGGTTCGTcgcgatctcgccgcggtgttcggcgccgacgtcgtcgacgcgcacctGCTCGAGGTGTACCACAAGGCGTGGATCAACGACGTACGCACGtgggacgagggcgacgggggcgcgctgctcggcggcggggatccTCGTTCCGCGTACGGTGACGTCCGATtgcgggcgccgacggagtGGGGGGTGCACTTCGCCGGGACTGAGACGGAGCGAAGGTTCGGGCACGTGGACGGGGCGGTGGCCGCGGgggagagggcggcgagggaggtgatcgaggcgctggcggcgaaggacgagCTGTGA
- a CDS encoding predicted protein — protein MLPEGWLATVPGKVFLCAHVVVRNTDTEDSLLVDENDLWNELQMVSNAVGWERRDRGYAEGETSRSAARDEALTAIAEMVTSDEEDMPAVLEWDSGSYDEGGSYEDLTEEERRNLTWFQLAERQAEIGKKKAEAAVPVRGQGTGRRSMLPIIVTEQCIEEGGTVDECIEEAFTEEEVLPPELKPKKQKRNGESHGHRAEKKPEKRVRKYAGFGTDRWQRQQRDKRKKEARRHQMEEISETVDGAIGGPRIDPSTVPAQWQRWGSQLESSRIVAFDAGGGVRFYANYHLDNEGGMSCVLLAPRGASVVRAARQLQRFFTIEQYRLIILQRLPGAKSMYPRLSKLENQYESLSQSIRRMNEGSGPKGGVVQRIGRQWRGDRRRQTQEFLEKITELEQATAQELARAKSEAATSRAYSDIIATRFEEADYKPLGGEVRFLPPFVRKRLDPAVSTIFSVAERAQILSDALERTNALLQATVNVRLQLNYERLSLYALIFTVISVFATLVTSVTTPGPMQDIFHWLMARVVRPLMKPIAMATAKLAGL, from the coding sequence ATGTTACCCGAGGGATGGCTCGCGACCGTCCCGGGAAAGGTGTTCCTCTGCGCGCACGTTGTCGTCCGCAACACCGACACCGAAGACTCGTtgctcgtggacgagaaCGACCTGTGGAACGAGCTTCAGATGGTGTCCAACGCGGTGGGGTGGGAGaggcgcgaccgcgggtacgcggagggcgagacgtcgaggtccgccgcgcgcgacgaggccctcaccgccatcgccgagatggtcaccagcgacgaggaggacatgCCGGCGGTGCTGGAGTGGGACAGCGGATCTTACGACGAGGGCGGATCATACGAGGACCtcaccgaggaggaacgGAGGAACCTGACCTGGTTTCAGCTCGCGGAGAGGCAGGCGGAGATTGGGAAGAaaaaggcggaggctgctGTGCCGGTGCGGGGGCAGGGCACTGGGAGGCGGTCGATGCTGCCCATCATCGTGACCGAGCAGTgcatcgaggagggcggcacCGTGGACGAGTGCATCGAGGAGGCCTtcacggaggaggaggttctGCCCCCCGAGCTCAAGCCGAAAAAGCAGAAGAGGAACGGGGAGAGCCACGGCCACAGGGCGGAGAAAAAGCCGGAGAAGCGCGTTCGCAAGTACGCCGGCTTTGGCACCGACAGGTGGCAGCGTCAGCAGCGGGATAAGCGCAAGAAGGAAGCGAGGCGCCATCAGATGGAGGAGATATCCGAGACCGTGGacggcgccatcggcggcCCGCGCATCGACCCCTCCACAGTCCCCGCGCAGTGGCAGCGGTGGGGCTCGCAGCTCGAGTCCTCGCGCAtcgtcgccttcgacgcgggtggcggcgtgCGATTTTACGCAAACTACCACCTCGACAACGAGGGCGGCATGTCGTGTGTCCTGCTCGCGCCACGTGGCGCCTCCGTggtccgcgcggctcggCAGCTCCAGCGCTTCTTCACCATCGAGCAGTACCGCCTGATCATCCTGCAGCGCCTGCCCGGCGCCAAGAGCATGTACCCGCGTCTGAGCAAGCTGGAGAACCAGTACGAGTCACTGTCGCAGAGCATCCGGAGGATGAACGAGGGTTCCGGGCCGAAGGGCGGCGTGGTGCAGCGCATCGGTCGGCAGTGGCGCGGGGACAGGCGGCGGCAGACGCAGGAGTTCCTCGAGAAGATCACCGAGCTGGAGCAGGCCACCgcgcaggagctcgcgcgcgcgaagagcgAGGCGGCCACCTCCAGGGCCTACTCCGACATCATCGCCACTCGGTTCGAGGAGGCCGACTACAAGCCcctgggcggcgaggtgcgatTTTTACCCCCCTTCGTGCGTAAGAGGCTGGACCCGGCCGTTTCCACCATCTTCAGCGTCGCGGAGAGAGCGCAGATTCtgagcgacgcgctcgagcgcacCAACGCGCTGCTTCAGGCGACGGTGAACGTTCGCCTGCAGCTCAACTACGAGCGCCTGTCGCTTTACGCGCTGATTTTCACGGTGATTTCGGTCTTTGCGACTCTGGTCACTTCGGTGACCACGCCCGGTCCGATGCAGGACATCTTCCACTGGCTGATGGCGAGGGTGGTGCGGCCGCTCATGAAGCCGATCGCCATGGCGACGGCCAAGCTCGCGGGGTTGTGA
- a CDS encoding predicted protein, translating to MRAPRFVLFVVPAFVLLAVTLTTGGPAMTLPLRDFSAPADGDPTTSVVLQTKSGTTTTSPDLPRAEPSSTTSAKRALYAYDDPIETRTSRCMDVPGFKPVDGSPSRSPLNVADYLLRETEGKTLTEVGSRNGDLLACITHFKVNEEKLPAPVSVELDREYCDKMRARGIEVRCDPIEDLGEDTLPISDVYFWWPMAAKTQNTAWLRHIGGVLQKKGVAKGKLAIVACDPQWAEDRDNSYELRDWMGGEWRGKASG from the exons AtgagggcgccgaggttcgTCCTCTTCGTGGTCCCCGCGTTCGTGCTGCTCGCGGTGACCCTCACGACGGGCGGGCCCGCGATGACCCTCCCGCTGAGGGACTTCTCGgcacccgccgacggcgaccccACCACCTCGGTCGTCCTCCAAACCAAATctggaacgacgacgacctcccCCGACCTCCCCCGAGCGgagccctcgtcgacgacgagcgccaaGCGCGCGTTGTACGCGTACGACGACCCCATCGAGACGCGCACCTCCAGGTGCATGGACGTCCCGGGGTTCAAACCCGTGGACGGCTCCCCTTCTCGATCCCCGCTCAACGTGGCGGATTACCTGCTGCGTGAGACGGAGGGCAAGACGCTCACGGAGGTCGGGTCGCGGAACGGGGACCTCCTCGCGTGCATCACGCACTTCAAGGTGAACGAGGAGAAGCTGCCGGCGCCCGTGAGCGTGGAGCTGGACCGGGAATACTGCGAcaagatgcgcgcgcggggtaTCGAGGTGCGATGCGACCCCATCgaggacctcggcgaggacacCTTACCAATCAGCGACGTTTACTTTTGGTggccgatggcggcgaagacCCAGAACACAGCCTGGTTGAGACACATAGGCGGTGTTTTACAGAAGAAGGGCGTCGCGAAAGGCAAGTTGGCGATCGTAGCGTGCGACCCGCAGTGGGCCGAGGACAGGGATAACTCCTACGAGCTCAGGGACTGGATGGGGGGAGAGTGGAGGGGCAAG GCTTCCGGATGA
- a CDS encoding predicted protein, translated as PRVDHSRIEYGDFNRDFYVEAPEISSMAPDAVEATRRRLDLHVLGVDPPNPVGRFGQCGGLSAETLKILKRMGYASPTPIQSQAIPALLQGRDVVGIAKTGSGKTAAFLLPALVHAMDQPELSKGDGPIVLVLAPTRELGSQILAECKKLARAHEGLRCVGVLGGGSKTENFRELRAGAEVVVGTPGRVVDVCGGGNKAATNLARVTYLALDEADRMLDMGFEAQVRSLCDGVRPDRQTALFSATMPARVRALCDDVLGLIDSRANDGAVGPLTITVGRPGGANSDVAQFAEVLADGSDDARLTWLVARIREFVDEGEVLVFCARKTQVDACVAALRDTAGARVGGMHGDMHQSDRAAALRAFRKGETHVLVATDVAARGLDVPSVRTVVSLHPPRDIESHVHRIGRTGRAGNKDGRAFTLVARTDGNARFLSDLVLNMQRAGQRVPPQLHAIARGGGGGRRRGWGKAGRGKGRGAGGVGIGFDGGGGY; from the exons cccagAGTCGACCACTCGCGAATCGAGTACGGCGACTTCAACCGCGACTTTTACGTCGAGGCTCCCGAGATATCCTCGATGGcacccgacgccgtggaggccACGAGGCGCCGGTTGGACCtgcacgtcctcggcgtggacccgCCGAACCCGGTTGGAAGGTTCGGGCAGTGCGGCGGGTTGAGCGCGGAGACTTTGAAAATCTTGAAACGTATGGGGtacgcctcgccgacgcccatcCAGTCGCAGGCGATTCCCGCGCTGCTCCAGGGCCGTGACGTGGTCGGGATCGCCAAGACGGGCAGCGGAAAGACCGCCGCGTTCTTGCTGCCCGCGCTGGTCCACGCGATGGACCAGCCGGAGCTCAGTAAAGGAGACGGCCCAATCGTCTTGgtgctcgcgccgacgcgggagcTCGGGTCGCAGATTTTGGCCGAGTGCAAAaagctcgcgagggcgcacgAGGGCTTGCGATGCGTCGGGGTgctgggcggcgggagcaaGACTGAGAACTTTCGGgagctccgcgccggggcggaggtGGTGGTGGGCACGCcgggccgcgtcgtcgacgtgtgcgggggcg GAAACAAGGCGGCTACGAACCTGGCGCGGGTCACCtacctcgccctcgacgaggcggaccgCATGCTTGACATGGGATTCGAGGCGCAGGTGCGGTCCCTGTGCGACGGCGTGCGGCCCGATCGGCAGACGGCGCTgttctcggcgacgatgcccgcgagggtgcgagcgctgtgcgacgacgtcctcggcttGATCGATTCTcgggcgaacgacggcgcggtcggtCCGCTGACGATAACCGTGGGGCGACCGGGCGGCGCCAACTCCGACGTCGCGCAGTTCGCGGAGGTTCTCGCCGAcgggtccgacgacgccaggcTGACGTGGCTCGTGGCGCGTATAAGGGAGTtcgtggacgagggcgaggttcTCGTGTTTTGCGCTCGAAAGACGCAGGTtgacgcgtgcgtcgccgcgcttcgcgacacagctggcgcgcgcgtcggcggaatGCACGGCGACATGCACCAGTCGGACCGCGCCGCAGCGCTCAGGGCGTTTCGAAAGGGCGAGACCCACGTCCTGGTCGCcacggacgtcgccgcgagggggcTGGACGTGCCCTCGGTGCGAACGGTGGTTTCGTTGCACCCGCCGAGGGATATCGAATCGCACGTGCACCGAATCGGGcggacgggacgcgcgggtaaCAAAGACGGGCGAGCGTTCACGCTGGTGGCGAGGACCGACGGTAACGCGCGGTTTTTGTCGGACCTGGTGCTCAACATGCAGCGCGCGGGGCAGAGGGTGCCGCCGCAGCTTCACGCGATCGccagaggcggaggaggagggcgacggcgggggtggggaaaggcggggcgagggaaaggacgcggggcggggggcgtGGGAATCGgattcgacggcggcgggggatac
- a CDS encoding predicted protein, protein MGVRIGSAPPATAPSSELKDRASRLPTPGAASTSLEGTYGRELVHRIVAHLLHLLGSFGFVGPAKVTEGLDVMLADPDAMLGATFAAFDANGDGAIDATDLATTLSLARPFFGVPHAELVAKFDAVLRGAGGPRGPKARHGIRRSDLDSVLMYTPALEAWTLTPMRATASWLRGRAETEAHADDAGRRRMGLAAAPEHQSPPPPPPRLRPPPNGASRRAELTGATSRREPAVVAPAMRSMAAHSCATAKNARRSELIKPRGPQDDDDDDDGEEDGGAHRGAHRGVDDFDDGGDGARECSPGDGGKGGWVANWAKTAAEQFFKAAPRAEHPRPESPSILKPSGSFVALRIGSGDELRDEKNGAGRRRSRRRSSVTWGDDDEGAGTPEGTGYINGGNGGEDEADAKDRSGDRWGVRSRTGDGDDSSSHASLRAMHLKLSNAAPGSSDVSSTLGGGSQSALSASLGASSLAGADGTHGAAKAMETRARRLNREGGDGTKDSEIDRPTTEASVGTSGAMLTCRTMLTEELTEEERVAREEEKERVIEQKMREEIEAKQLASLTGKAHQKEWNYAMYENRKRRIPRNLVKPPLYASIERAAYEKFMEDEERRERREALGLFD, encoded by the coding sequence ATGGGGGTGCGCATCGGGTCCgctccgccggcgacggcgccgtcttCGGAGCTCAAggatcgcgcgtcgcgcctgcCCACACCCGGCGCGGCCTCCACGTCCCTCGAGGGCACCTACGGCCGCGAACTCGTGCACCGCATCGTGGCGCACCTGCTGCACCTGCTCGGGTCGTTCGGGTTCGTCGGGCCCGCGAAGGTGACGGAGGGTCTGGACGTGATGCTggcggacccggacgcgatgctcggggcgacgttcgcggcgttcgatgcgaacggcgacggcgccatcgacgcgacggacctcgcgacgacgctgtCGCTCGCCCGGCCGTTCTTCGGGGTCCCGCACGCGGAATTAGTAGCCAAGTTCGACGCGgtgctgcgcggcgcgggaggcccGCGGGGGCCAAAGGCGAGGCACGGGATCCGGCGGAGCGACCTCGACTCGGTGCTGATGTACacgcccgcgctcgaggcgtggACGCTGACGCCGatgcgcgccaccgcgtcgtggctccgcgggcgcgccgagaccgaggcgcacgccgacgacgccggacggaggaggatgggGCTCGCAGCGGCCCCCGAACATCaatcgccgcccccgcccccgccgcggctgcgacCCCCGCcgaacggcgcgtcgcggcgcgcggagctcacgggcgcgacgagccgccgcgaacccgccgtggtcgcgcccgcgatgcgATCGATGgccgcgcacagctgtgcgacgGCGAAAAATGCGAGACGGTCCGAACTCATCAAGCCGCGGGGGCCccaggacgatgacgacgacgatgacggggaggaggacgggggtgcccaccGGGGTGCCCATCGGGGTGTTGATGACtttgacgacggcggggacggggcgcgcgagtGTTCCCCGGGAGACGGGGGTAAGGGCGGGTGGGTGGCGAACTGGGcaaagacggcggcggagcaaTTTTTCAAAGCGGCGCCCAGAGCCGAGCATCCCCGGCCGGAGTCGCCGAGCATCCTGAAGCCCTCCGGGTCCTTCGTCGCGTTGAGGATCGGGAGTGGCGACGAACTTAGGGACGAAAAGaacggggcggggcggcgacggtcgcggcggcggtcgtcggtgacgtggggcgacgacgacgagggtgcGGGCACGCCGGAGGGAACCGGATATATAAACGGAGGAAACGGAGGTGaagacgaggcggacgcgaaggATCGGTCCGGCGATCGATGGGGGGTCCGATCGAGGaccggggacggcgacgattcGTCTTCTCACGCGTCTCTCCGAGCGATGCACTTGAAGCTGTCGAACGCCGCTCCGGGATCGTCAGACGTCTCGTCCAcgctgggcggcgggagccaGAGCGCGCTCAGCGCCTCCTTGGGGGCTTCCTCTTtggcgggtgccgacggtaCGCACGGTGCCGCGAAGGCGatggagacgcgcgcgcggagattgaaccgcgaggggggcgacggAACCAAAGATTCCGAGATTGACCGACCGACGACGGAAGCATCCGTCGGAACGTCCGGAGCAATGCTCACATGCCGCACGATGCTCACCGAGGagctcaccgaggaggagcgcgtcgcgcgcgaggaggagaaggaacgGGTCATCGAGCAGAAGAtgcgcgaggagatcgaggcgaagcagctcgcgtcgctcacggGTAAGGCGCACCAGAAGGAGTGGAACTACGCCATGTACGAGAACAGGAAGCGGCGAATACCGAGAAATCTGGTCAAGCCGCCGCTGTACGCGTCCATCGAACGAGCCGCGTACGAGAAGTTcatggaggacgaggagaggCGGGAGAGAAGGGAGGCTCTGGGCTTGTTCGATTGA
- a CDS encoding predicted protein, with product MTAPTPEEMARAQSATDADALSRFLRGPVEGAPPVEALASTAAHKTSSVMPPSDDPANVQRRRWGTAAAIESSPRQQQQEPTGGASWWQKTSWFAGANADVAPVLADPTGADGGTPSHGGIVAGAVQNRFTGPGQREPHAPVTPQSVRLWQNAAAVEDPGECHGGHNASNGGAYRPVGGAMAHSRLSLQPRRVRGPTCADDFERVHSESEATAPEGHRHARDRRDRKRYEYDWSRGVWAVEGSGDVVVGARLDPGSPPHLADGDEDEGRGDPPSDEDVVVAEEVSEETLRIMETTRGLRLDRFADAHDAATRRAAERRRQLAIANKKGTAELKRVASAVPLAPRDGTLRHPSTAPPPPGGEGDYAFHHETVRDDEEQWRMLRLRTGETVYFGAPDTLPETVAAWLDGTKPWPEIRAMELSIAARRALSVPPGAPGPVVSEALAEAAKAELRMVAEEDAAAAAAEEASKDGGVTGVTSKGNAAVKLAPGSTATPQQANIIEQLVNATGASARALEDAAAAGGENNAGGRSIQADKETEALKTRLREAIKEKHDVAVRAREATERVAVLERALRAAGVAVP from the coding sequence ATGACGGCGCCGACCCCCGAGGAGATGGCCCGCGCTCAatccgccaccgacgccgacgcgctctcgCGGTTCCTTCGCGGccccgtcgagggcgcgccgcccgtcgaggccctcgcgtcgaccgccgcccACAAGACATCGAGCGTCATGCCTCCCTCGGACGACCCGGCCAACGTGCAACGCCGGCGAtggggcaccgccgcggccatcgagtcgtccccgcggcagcagcagcaggagcccaccggcggcgcgagctggTGGCAGAAGACCAGCTGGTTCGCGGGCGCaaacgcggacgtcgcgccggtgctCGCCGATCCCACgggggcggacggcggcacCCCGTCGCacggcggcatcgtcgcgggcgcggtgcagAACCGGTTCACGGGCCCGGGCCAACGCGAGCCCCACGCGCCGGTCACGCCCCAGAGCGTGCGGCTGTGGcagaacgccgccgccgtggaggacCCGGGCGAGTGCCACGGCGGACACAACGCGTCCAACGGGGGGGCGTATCGCCCGGTGGGGGGCGCCATGGCGCACAGCAGGCTCTCGCTGCAACCCAGGCGAGTTCGCGGACCGACGTGCGCGGATGACTTCGAGAGGGTTCATTCCGAATCGGAagccaccgcgccggagggACATCGCCACGCGAGGGACAGGAGGGACAGGAAGAGGTACGAGTACGACTGGTCGCGGGGAGTTTGGGCGGTGGAGGgaagcggcgacgtcgtcgtcggcgcccggctCGACCCCGGCTCTCCACCCCATTTGGCGGATGGGGATGAGGATGAGGGGCGGGGAGACCCCCCCTCCGatgaggacgtcgtcgtcgccgaggaggtcagCGAGGAGACGCTCAGGATCATGGAGACCACGCGGGGGCTGCGGCTCGATCGTttcgcggacgcgcacgacgcggcgacgcgaagagccgcggagcgccgccgccagctggcCATCGCCAACAAAAAAGGGACGGCCGAGTTGaaacgcgtcgcgtccgccgtgcccctcgcgccgcgcgacggcaCCCTTCGGCAcccgtcgacggcaccccccccacccggcggcgagggcgactaCGCGTTTCACCACGAGACGGtgagggacgacgaggagcagTGGCGGATGCTTCGACTTCGAACGGGCGAGACGGTGTATTTCGGTGCTCCGGATACGTTGCCGGAGACTGTCGCGGCGTGGCTCGACGGGACCAAGCCGTGGCCGGAGATACGCGCGATGGAGCtgagcatcgcggcgaggcgagcgttGTCCGTgcccccgggcgcgccgggaccCGTGGTGTCCGAAGctctcgcggaggcggctaAGGCGGAGTTGCGAATGgttgccgaggaggacgccgccgccgccgccgccgaggaagctTCGAAGGATGGAGGCGTCACGGGCGTCACCTCTAAAGggaacgccgcggtgaagcTGGCGCCCGGGAGCACCGCCACGCCGCAGCAGGCGAACATCATCGAGCAACTCGTCAACGCCacgggcgcctcggcgagggctctggaggatgcggcggcggcgggtggcgagAACAACGCCGGCGGCCGCTCGATACAGGCGGATAAGGAGACCGAGGCGCTGAAGACGCGCCTGAGGGAGGCGATCAAGGAGAAGCACGACGtggcggtgcgcgcgagggaggcgacggagcggGTGGCGgtgctggagcgcgcgctgcgcgccgcgggggtggctGTCCCTTGA
- a CDS encoding predicted protein has product MRRVDRKNFVLEGSSPYQDSPQTIGYGATISAPHMHAYALSMLEDRLRPGARVLDVGSGTGYLTALFAEFTVAASEGNDEGVVVGVDHIPELVATSEKNFERDGKGHLLAGGRVQLITGDGRLGYPPRAPYDAIHVGAAAPFVPPALVEQLARGGRLVVPVGPEGGSQELRVIDKGADGRVTERTAMGVIYVPLTDAEHQLKNR; this is encoded by the coding sequence atgcgacgcgtcgaccgcAAAAACTTCGTCTTGGAAGGATCGAGCCCCTACCAGGACTCGCCGCAGACCATCGGGTACGGCGCGACCATCTCCGCGCCGCACATGCACGCGTACGCGCTCTCCATGCTCGAGGACCGGCTCAGGCCGGGCGCCAGGGTCCTGGACGTCGGATCCGGCACCGGATACCTCaccgcgctcttcgccgagttcaccgtcgcggcgtccgagggAAACGACGAAGGTGTCGTGGTGGGCGTCGACCACATCCCGGAActcgtcgccacctccgAGAAGAATTTCGAGAGGGACGGGAAGGGTCACCTTCTCGCCGGCGGCAGGGTCCAGCTGAtcaccggcgacgggcgcctcgggtacccgccgcgggcgccgtaCGACGCGATAcacgtgggcgccgccgcgccgttcgtgccccccgcgctggtcgagcagctcgcgcgggggggtCGACTGGTCGTGCCGGTGGGGCCGGAAGGGGGATCGCAGGAGCTCAGGGTGATCGAtaagggcgcggacgggcgcgtgACGGAGAGGACGGCGATGGGGGTGATATACGTGCCGctgacggacgcggagcaTCAGCTGAAGAACAGGTAA